A single window of Luteipulveratus halotolerans DNA harbors:
- a CDS encoding site-specific integrase yields MAHRLNEHRLSALFSVGVALGPRKGELLALRWDDVDLDGGSLRVHRTVQRLGQGVGLVSGSPKTQRSRRTMPLPRVSASALREHRARQDEERSTAGGAWTDLGLVFSTTKGTVIEPRDLNRLFDQQIAAAGVRRIRFHDLRHTCATLLLAQGVSPRVVIEMLGHTQLSMTTDLYGHVMPTALRSAADAMDGALGA; encoded by the coding sequence TTGGCGCACCGCCTGAACGAGCATCGGCTGTCGGCCCTCTTCTCCGTTGGGGTGGCGCTCGGGCCCCGCAAGGGCGAGCTGCTGGCGCTGCGCTGGGACGACGTGGACCTCGACGGCGGATCGCTGCGCGTTCATCGCACGGTGCAGCGGCTCGGGCAGGGAGTCGGACTCGTCTCGGGAAGTCCGAAGACGCAGCGCAGCCGGCGCACCATGCCATTGCCTCGGGTGAGTGCCAGTGCTCTCCGCGAGCATCGTGCGCGACAAGACGAGGAACGTTCGACGGCTGGCGGGGCGTGGACCGACCTCGGGCTGGTGTTCAGCACCACGAAGGGAACCGTCATCGAGCCGCGCGACCTGAATCGGCTGTTCGATCAGCAGATCGCAGCGGCCGGCGTACGTCGCATCCGCTTCCACGACCTGCGGCACACGTGCGCCACGCTGCTGCTTGCTCAGGGCGTGTCTCCGCGCGTGGTCATTGAGATGCTGGGGCACACGCAGCTGAGCATGACGACGGACCTCTACGGGCACGTGATGCCTACGGCGCTGCGTTCTGCGGCTGACGCGATGGATGGGGCGCTCGGGGCGTGA
- a CDS encoding UTRA domain-containing protein has protein sequence MVRRENWYFADDEPMQQGVTYIPSEVAEGTPLADSADMGKGSLYARFADRGYVIASIREEVSARMPGPDEARRLHIPDGIPVLEVLHTGIDTAGRPFEVTRFVMRADYNAVQYTMPINEEGAK, from the coding sequence GTGGTCCGGCGCGAGAACTGGTACTTCGCCGACGACGAACCGATGCAGCAAGGCGTCACGTACATCCCCTCGGAGGTCGCGGAGGGCACTCCCCTCGCCGACTCGGCCGACATGGGCAAAGGGAGTCTGTATGCGCGATTCGCGGACCGCGGCTACGTGATCGCCAGTATCCGTGAGGAGGTCTCAGCCCGGATGCCAGGCCCCGACGAGGCTCGCCGCCTCCACATCCCGGACGGCATCCCAGTCCTTGAGGTCCTCCACACGGGCATCGACACCGCAGGTCGGCCGTTCGAGGTCACGAGGTTCGTCATGCGAGCCGACTACAACGCCGTGCAGTACACGATGCCGATCAACGAGGAAGGCGCAAAGTGA
- a CDS encoding energy-coupling factor ABC transporter ATP-binding protein, producing MTAPALQVSRLGFAYPDGHQVLYGVDLTVEAGERVALLGPNGAGKTTLVLHLNGILGSVAGGTGTGSVEVGGLRLAKDTLAEVRRRVGMVFQDPDDQLFMPTVGDDVAFGPANLGLKGEALRERVQSALTAVGMQEYADRAPYHLSFGQRRRVAVATVLAMDPDLLVLDEPSSNLDPAARRELAEIIQSLPVAVLMVTHDLPYALELCGRSALMDDGRIVAQRPTRELLADTALLHQHRLELPYGFDPLSVPGA from the coding sequence ATGACAGCGCCCGCGCTGCAGGTGAGCCGGCTCGGGTTCGCCTACCCCGACGGCCACCAGGTGCTCTACGGCGTCGATCTCACAGTCGAGGCCGGCGAACGCGTCGCCCTGCTCGGGCCCAACGGCGCCGGCAAGACGACGCTCGTCCTGCACCTCAACGGCATCCTCGGCTCCGTCGCGGGCGGCACCGGCACCGGCTCGGTCGAGGTGGGCGGTCTGCGCCTGGCCAAGGACACCCTCGCCGAGGTACGTCGCCGTGTCGGCATGGTCTTCCAGGACCCCGACGACCAGCTGTTCATGCCGACCGTCGGTGACGACGTCGCGTTCGGACCGGCCAACCTCGGGCTCAAGGGCGAGGCGCTGCGCGAGCGCGTCCAGTCGGCGCTGACGGCCGTGGGCATGCAGGAGTACGCCGACCGCGCGCCCTACCACCTGTCGTTCGGTCAGCGTCGCCGCGTCGCCGTCGCGACCGTGCTGGCGATGGACCCCGATCTGCTCGTGCTCGACGAACCGTCGAGCAACCTCGACCCGGCCGCCCGGCGCGAGCTCGCCGAGATCATCCAGTCGCTGCCCGTGGCGGTGCTGATGGTGACGCACGACCTGCCGTACGCCCTGGAGCTGTGCGGTCGTTCGGCGCTGATGGACGACGGGCGCATCGTCGCGCAGCGCCCCACGCGTGAGCTGCTGGCCGACACCGCGCTGCTGCACCAGCACCGGCTCGAGCTGCCCTACGGGTTCGACCCGCTCTCGGTCCCCGGCGCCTGA
- a CDS encoding energy-coupling factor ABC transporter permease gives MHVPDGFIDLPTSAATGVVAAGAVAFALRKAAPEIRESGPALPGLVSAFIFAVQMVNFPVGAGTSGHLLGGVLAAALVGPWTGLLCMTVVLLIQGVFFADGGLTALGTNISVMGVVTVVVGYAVMRALLRVLPERTSSVSVSAFVAALIAVPAAAVVFTGIYAIGGSVEIPVGKVATAMIGWHVLIGIGEALITTAVLSAVLSSRPDLVFVARHLRRDLELVGADGERTTVAADSAQPGTRRTRPLGRRGLGIALAASAVVAFGLSYFASSHPDGLEYVGEQLGFEGKDSAVAGGPMADYAVSGVSNSFLSGGLAGLIGVALTVLVGCAVAWLIRRTRPASDEVAERESSTVAG, from the coding sequence ATGCACGTCCCTGACGGATTTATCGACCTGCCCACCTCCGCGGCGACCGGAGTCGTCGCGGCCGGTGCTGTGGCGTTCGCCCTGCGCAAGGCGGCGCCCGAGATCCGCGAGTCGGGGCCGGCGCTGCCGGGCCTGGTGTCGGCGTTCATCTTCGCCGTGCAGATGGTCAACTTCCCCGTCGGGGCAGGCACGAGCGGGCATCTCCTCGGGGGAGTGCTCGCTGCGGCGCTGGTCGGTCCGTGGACCGGCCTGCTGTGTATGACGGTCGTGCTGCTCATCCAGGGCGTGTTCTTCGCCGACGGCGGTCTCACCGCGCTCGGCACCAACATCTCGGTCATGGGCGTGGTCACCGTCGTCGTCGGGTACGCCGTCATGCGGGCCCTCCTGCGCGTCCTGCCCGAGCGCACCTCCAGCGTGTCGGTGTCGGCGTTCGTCGCGGCCCTGATCGCGGTGCCTGCCGCGGCCGTCGTGTTCACCGGCATCTACGCGATCGGTGGCTCGGTCGAGATCCCGGTCGGCAAGGTCGCCACGGCGATGATCGGCTGGCACGTCCTCATCGGCATCGGCGAGGCGCTCATCACCACGGCCGTGCTCAGCGCGGTGCTGTCGTCCCGGCCCGACCTGGTGTTCGTCGCGCGCCACCTGCGCCGTGACCTCGAGCTGGTCGGCGCCGACGGTGAGCGCACGACCGTGGCCGCCGACTCCGCCCAGCCGGGCACGCGTCGTACCCGCCCGCTCGGCCGACGCGGCCTCGGCATCGCGCTCGCCGCGAGCGCGGTCGTCGCGTTCGGCCTCAGCTATTTCGCCAGCTCACACCCCGACGGCCTCGAGTACGTCGGTGAGCAGCTCGGCTTCGAGGGCAAGGACTCCGCCGTCGCGGGCGGACCCATGGCCGACTACGCCGTCAGCGGTGTCTCCAACTCGTTCCTCTCCGGCGGGCTCGCCGGCCTCATCGGCGTCGCGCTGACCGTGCTCGTCGGCTGCGCTGTCGCGTGGCTGATCCGTCGTACCCGCCCGGCGAGCGACGAGGTCGCCGAGCGCGAGTCCTCAACGGTCGCAGGCTGA
- a CDS encoding SMP-30/gluconolactonase/LRE family protein, which yields MRAEAVSQPHAFHAEGPVWWPDGRLRYVDLMKGDVLALNDDGSVERVHVGTVAAALRPRAGGGAVVALERGFALASRDDLSDLEALPELWNGDTVRFNDGGTDPAGRFYCGTMAYDETPGGGSLFRLDPDGSTTEVLPSVTISNGLGWSPTGETAYYNDTPTHAISVFDWSAGEGLSNRRPFVTLPDDEPGNPDGLCVDAEGGVWVALYGGSAVHRYTPDGQLDQVVELPVTNVTACTFGGADLSTLYITTTRENVPDGEQPSAGAVFTCTPGVAGLPALPFAG from the coding sequence ATGCGCGCCGAAGCCGTCTCCCAGCCGCACGCGTTCCACGCCGAGGGCCCCGTCTGGTGGCCCGACGGTCGGCTCCGTTACGTCGACCTGATGAAGGGCGACGTGCTCGCGCTGAACGACGACGGCTCGGTCGAGCGGGTCCACGTCGGCACCGTGGCCGCCGCCCTGCGCCCGCGTGCCGGCGGCGGCGCGGTCGTCGCGCTCGAACGCGGTTTCGCCCTCGCCTCACGCGACGACCTGTCCGACCTGGAGGCGCTGCCCGAGCTGTGGAACGGCGACACGGTCCGGTTCAACGACGGCGGCACCGACCCGGCCGGACGGTTCTACTGCGGCACGATGGCGTACGACGAGACGCCCGGTGGCGGGTCGCTGTTCCGGCTCGATCCCGACGGCTCCACCACCGAGGTGCTTCCGTCGGTGACGATCTCCAACGGCCTCGGCTGGTCACCCACAGGCGAGACGGCGTACTACAACGACACCCCGACCCATGCGATCTCGGTGTTCGACTGGAGTGCCGGTGAGGGTCTGAGCAACCGCCGGCCGTTCGTGACGCTGCCCGACGACGAGCCGGGCAACCCCGACGGCCTGTGCGTCGATGCCGAGGGCGGGGTGTGGGTCGCGCTCTACGGCGGCTCGGCCGTCCACCGCTACACGCCGGACGGGCAGCTCGACCAGGTGGTCGAGCTGCCCGTCACCAACGTCACGGCCTGCACCTTCGGTGGCGCCGACCTGAGCACGCTCTACATCACGACGACGCGTGAGAACGTTCCCGACGGCGAACAGCCTTCTGCCGGAGCGGTTTTCACGTGTACGCCGGGTGTGGCCGGCCTGCCCGCGCTCCCCTTCGCGGGCTGA
- the def gene encoding peptide deformylase, whose translation MAVRPITIIGHKALHQPTKKVREITDEVRTLVADMYDTMDAANGVGLAANQVGVRQRIFVYDVPGEEDGVADQRGVVINPVLEKGPVPPGEPDPEDGSEGCLSVPGEHFPTARADWARVTGTDLDGNEVVIEGTGLLARALQHETDHLDGKLYVERLTPTLRREAREAVKDRGWEAARLTKWDPATQKAEKV comes from the coding sequence ATGGCCGTTCGTCCCATCACCATCATCGGCCACAAGGCGCTGCACCAGCCCACCAAGAAGGTCCGTGAGATCACCGACGAGGTCCGCACGCTCGTCGCCGACATGTACGACACGATGGACGCTGCCAACGGCGTCGGCCTGGCCGCCAACCAGGTCGGCGTCCGGCAGCGCATCTTCGTGTACGACGTCCCGGGCGAGGAGGACGGCGTCGCCGACCAGCGTGGCGTCGTCATCAACCCGGTGCTCGAGAAGGGTCCGGTGCCGCCGGGCGAGCCCGACCCCGAGGACGGCTCCGAGGGCTGCCTGTCCGTGCCGGGCGAGCACTTCCCGACCGCGCGTGCCGACTGGGCCCGTGTCACCGGCACCGACCTCGACGGCAACGAGGTCGTGATCGAGGGCACCGGCCTGCTCGCACGGGCGCTGCAGCACGAGACCGACCACCTCGACGGCAAGCTCTACGTCGAGCGGCTCACCCCGACGCTGCGCCGCGAGGCCCGCGAGGCCGTCAAGGACCGCGGCTGGGAGGCCGCCCGCCTGACCAAGTGGGACCCGGCCACGCAGAAGGCCGAGAAGGTCTGA
- a CDS encoding aldo/keto reductase encodes MATPTTALNDGSSLPAIGFGTYPLKAAEGVSAIVSALEAGYRLLDTAVNYDNEQAVGEAIRRSGIPREQIQVATKIPGRHHAYDEARASIRGSLEKLGVDSIDLHLIHWPNPSVGLYAEAWRALVDARADGEVKAIGVSNFTEEHLQRIIDESGVTPAVNQIELHPYFPQQQMREVHERLGIQTVAWSPMGKRQAPFGEPPVADAAAAHGVTPGQVILRWHHQIGSLPIPKSATPERQRQNLDIFGFELSEAEVAAITALGRPDGRLFDGDPNTHEEM; translated from the coding sequence ATGGCTACCCCCACCACAGCGCTCAACGACGGCTCGTCCCTGCCCGCGATCGGTTTCGGCACCTATCCGCTGAAGGCCGCCGAGGGCGTGAGCGCCATCGTGAGCGCGCTCGAGGCGGGCTACCGACTGCTCGACACGGCGGTCAACTACGACAACGAGCAGGCCGTCGGCGAGGCGATCCGACGATCCGGCATCCCGCGCGAGCAGATCCAGGTCGCCACCAAGATCCCCGGCCGCCACCACGCGTACGACGAGGCGCGCGCCTCGATCCGCGGCTCGCTCGAGAAGCTCGGCGTCGACTCCATCGACCTGCACCTCATCCACTGGCCCAACCCGAGCGTCGGCCTGTACGCCGAGGCGTGGCGGGCGCTGGTCGACGCCCGCGCCGACGGCGAGGTGAAGGCGATCGGCGTCTCCAACTTCACCGAGGAGCACCTGCAGCGCATCATCGACGAGTCCGGTGTGACGCCCGCGGTCAACCAGATCGAGCTGCACCCCTACTTCCCGCAGCAGCAGATGCGCGAGGTGCACGAGCGGCTCGGCATCCAGACCGTCGCGTGGAGCCCGATGGGCAAGCGCCAGGCGCCGTTCGGTGAGCCGCCGGTGGCCGACGCGGCAGCCGCGCACGGCGTGACGCCCGGACAGGTGATCCTGCGCTGGCACCACCAGATCGGCAGCCTGCCCATCCCGAAGTCGGCGACGCCCGAGCGGCAGCGGCAGAACCTCGACATCTTCGGGTTCGAGCTGTCCGAGGCGGAGGTCGCCGCGATCACCGCGCTCGGCCGCCCCGACGGTCGTCTGTTCGATGGCGACCCCAACACGCACGAAGAGATGTAA
- a CDS encoding GNAT family N-acetyltransferase yields MSNAHAVIRLRRDSDLPELAQILVAVHALDGYPVEGVDNPLAWLVSDSTLSAWVAELDGKLVGHVALSDPSESEGAAKLWAEQHGNTGPGLAMLGRLFVSPAGRGRGLGARLTATATNEARRMNRRAVLDVMEKDVAARKTYERLGWIRLGEFDHAAGAGRAVPAIAYAAPTE; encoded by the coding sequence GTGAGCAACGCCCATGCAGTCATTCGACTTCGACGGGACAGCGACCTACCTGAGCTCGCCCAAATTCTCGTGGCCGTCCATGCGCTGGACGGCTATCCAGTCGAGGGCGTCGACAATCCCCTGGCCTGGCTCGTCTCGGACAGCACTCTGTCAGCGTGGGTGGCTGAGCTTGACGGCAAGCTTGTCGGACATGTCGCGCTCTCCGACCCCAGCGAGAGCGAGGGCGCGGCCAAGCTGTGGGCGGAGCAACACGGGAATACTGGCCCTGGGTTAGCGATGCTTGGCCGGCTGTTCGTGTCGCCCGCTGGCCGAGGCCGTGGACTTGGCGCTCGTCTCACCGCGACCGCGACTAACGAGGCTCGTCGCATGAATCGGCGCGCCGTATTGGATGTCATGGAGAAGGATGTGGCCGCCCGGAAGACCTACGAACGCCTTGGCTGGATACGCCTCGGCGAGTTCGACCACGCGGCCGGAGCGGGCCGTGCAGTGCCAGCCATTGCCTACGCTGCGCCAACGGAGTGA
- a CDS encoding helix-turn-helix domain-containing protein: MPRIALVMHDSAMLYESAIAAEVFGVDRSDLSSDGTWYDLVVCTADGTPHRWLPDLPTTAYDGLSDVDAVVVSSTDDLDGEGDPTLSAALVAAHARGSRIASLCTGAFLLAAAGLLDDRRATTHWMHADALAERYPRIEVRADVLHADEGDVLTSAGKSAALDLCIHLVRNDFGVVAANGIARRLVVPGHRQGGQAQFITAPAGPRTQDGLAPTLEWARGRLDQPLTVGDLASRAGLSTRQLARRMHAELQTGPLDWLHQQRIARAQELLERTDASVDQIADSCGMGTATTLRRHFQRAVGVSPTAYRATFRLR; encoded by the coding sequence ATGCCTCGGATCGCGCTGGTCATGCACGACTCGGCCATGCTCTACGAGTCCGCGATCGCCGCCGAGGTGTTCGGCGTCGACCGCTCCGACCTCTCCTCCGACGGCACCTGGTACGACCTCGTCGTCTGCACAGCCGACGGCACCCCGCACCGGTGGTTGCCCGACCTGCCGACGACGGCGTACGACGGGCTCAGTGACGTGGACGCCGTCGTCGTCTCATCCACGGACGACCTCGACGGCGAGGGCGATCCGACGCTGAGCGCAGCGCTGGTGGCCGCGCACGCACGCGGGTCACGGATCGCGTCGTTGTGCACGGGAGCGTTCCTGCTCGCCGCGGCCGGCCTGCTCGACGACCGGCGTGCGACCACGCACTGGATGCACGCCGACGCTCTCGCCGAGCGCTACCCACGGATCGAGGTGCGTGCCGACGTGCTCCACGCAGACGAGGGCGACGTGCTCACCTCGGCGGGCAAGTCGGCAGCCCTCGACCTGTGTATTCACCTGGTACGCAACGATTTCGGCGTCGTGGCCGCCAACGGGATCGCGCGTCGGCTCGTCGTACCGGGCCACCGCCAGGGCGGCCAGGCGCAGTTCATCACGGCCCCCGCCGGGCCGCGTACGCAGGACGGTCTCGCGCCGACGCTGGAGTGGGCGCGCGGCCGCCTCGACCAGCCGCTCACGGTCGGCGACCTCGCGTCGCGCGCCGGACTGAGCACCCGGCAGCTGGCACGCCGCATGCACGCCGAGCTGCAGACCGGGCCGCTCGACTGGTTGCACCAGCAACGCATCGCGCGTGCCCAGGAGCTGCTCGAACGCACCGACGCCTCGGTCGACCAGATCGCCGACAGCTGTGGCATGGGTACTGCGACCACGCTGCGCCGGCACTTCCAGCGCGCCGTCGGCGTCTCGCCCACGGCGTACCGCGCGACGTTCCGGCTGCGCTGA
- the cbiQ gene encoding cobalt ECF transporter T component CbiQ, with amino-acid sequence MAATHAIGAVPARGADALLVRRASVVHRLPAQAKLVALLAFVVVVVATPASAWPAFVAYAGLLAAVVVIARLPLATVARRMLVETPFVVFALLMPFVASGPQVDVLGLSVSRSGLVGGALLLAKATLGVVAAIVLAATTESRDMLVGLEKLRLPTVLVSIIAFAVRYLAIASDDLERARIARLARGGSGRRASALKAVAGTAGSTFVRTYERGERVHRAMLARGLDGPMPVLSGRTTTATEWRTAFALPVAALVALVVAVLA; translated from the coding sequence GTGGCGGCCACCCATGCCATCGGCGCCGTGCCAGCGCGCGGCGCCGACGCGCTGCTCGTGCGTCGGGCCTCCGTTGTCCACCGGCTGCCCGCACAGGCCAAGCTCGTCGCGCTGCTGGCGTTCGTGGTGGTCGTGGTGGCGACGCCGGCCTCGGCCTGGCCCGCGTTCGTCGCGTACGCCGGCCTGCTCGCCGCAGTGGTCGTGATCGCGCGGCTGCCGCTCGCGACCGTTGCGCGCCGAATGCTCGTCGAGACGCCGTTCGTGGTGTTCGCGCTGCTGATGCCGTTCGTCGCATCAGGCCCGCAGGTCGACGTGCTCGGACTCTCGGTGTCACGGTCGGGGCTGGTCGGCGGCGCGCTGCTGCTCGCCAAGGCGACGCTCGGCGTTGTCGCGGCCATCGTCCTCGCCGCCACGACCGAGTCGCGCGACATGCTGGTCGGCCTCGAAAAGCTCCGGTTGCCAACGGTTCTCGTGTCGATCATCGCGTTCGCGGTGCGATACCTCGCGATCGCGAGCGACGACCTGGAGCGTGCGCGCATCGCTCGGCTCGCACGCGGGGGCAGCGGTCGGCGGGCCTCGGCGCTCAAAGCCGTTGCAGGCACTGCGGGTTCGACGTTCGTGCGCACGTACGAGCGGGGTGAGCGGGTGCATCGCGCGATGCTCGCCCGCGGTCTCGACGGGCCCATGCCTGTGCTCTCGGGGCGTACGACGACCGCCACCGAGTGGCGTACGGCGTTCGCGCTGCCGGTCGCGGCGCTGGTCGCCCTTGTCGTCGCGGTGCTCGCATGA
- a CDS encoding DUF6986 family protein, whose amino-acid sequence MLISDLTATLDERLAQADADLARRYPGPRPDRQPVHTVYVPADRFSATLAHEWGAFALAALESTDIAAEIDLPADVAADVTERTRHKLATEPVEDLRIDFEDGFGARSDADEDAAVDAAAAELVRAIDDGTAPPYTGIRFKSFEAPSRARGVRTLVRFLSAITHDGRLPDGFVVTLPKVTSVEQVEAMVDAAAAIESELQIRSGAVQFEIQVETPQAILGPDGRALVAPMIHASAGRCTALHYGTYDYSASCGIAAAQQSMEHPAADHAKAVMQVAAAGTGVRLSDGSTNVLPVGDAAQAREARRLHARLVRRSLERGYYQGWDLHAGQLPTRYLATFAFYREGLAAACDRLKNYVSQQDSAILDEPATARALADFVVRALDCGATDDAEVAALTGLDRPSIDRLALRTPSR is encoded by the coding sequence ATGTTGATCTCCGATCTGACGGCTACCCTCGACGAGCGACTCGCACAGGCCGACGCCGACCTGGCCCGCCGCTACCCCGGACCCCGGCCCGACCGCCAGCCGGTGCACACGGTGTACGTGCCCGCCGACCGGTTCTCGGCGACCCTCGCCCACGAGTGGGGCGCCTTCGCTCTCGCCGCGCTGGAGTCGACCGACATCGCCGCCGAGATCGACCTGCCCGCCGACGTCGCCGCCGACGTCACCGAGCGCACCCGCCACAAGCTGGCGACCGAGCCGGTCGAGGACCTGCGCATCGACTTCGAGGACGGCTTCGGCGCGCGGTCGGACGCCGACGAGGACGCGGCCGTCGATGCCGCCGCGGCCGAGCTGGTGCGGGCGATCGACGACGGGACCGCACCGCCGTACACCGGCATCCGGTTCAAGAGCTTCGAGGCGCCGAGCCGAGCCCGCGGCGTACGCACGCTGGTGCGGTTCCTGTCGGCGATCACCCATGACGGTCGGCTGCCGGACGGGTTCGTCGTGACCCTGCCCAAGGTCACGTCGGTCGAGCAGGTCGAGGCGATGGTCGACGCCGCGGCGGCGATCGAGTCGGAGCTCCAGATCCGTTCTGGCGCAGTGCAGTTCGAGATCCAGGTCGAGACGCCTCAGGCGATCCTCGGGCCCGACGGACGTGCGCTCGTCGCCCCGATGATCCACGCCTCGGCCGGTCGCTGCACCGCCCTGCACTACGGCACGTACGACTACTCCGCGTCGTGCGGTATCGCGGCCGCCCAGCAGAGCATGGAGCATCCAGCGGCCGACCACGCGAAGGCCGTCATGCAGGTCGCGGCGGCCGGCACCGGCGTACGACTGTCCGACGGGTCGACCAACGTCCTCCCGGTCGGCGATGCCGCGCAGGCACGCGAGGCGCGCAGGCTGCACGCACGGCTCGTACGCCGGTCGCTCGAGCGGGGTTATTACCAGGGCTGGGACCTGCACGCAGGTCAGCTGCCGACGCGCTACCTGGCGACGTTCGCGTTCTACCGCGAGGGGCTTGCTGCTGCGTGTGATCGCCTGAAAAACTATGTGTCGCAACAGGACTCGGCGATCCTCGACGAGCCGGCGACGGCACGGGCGTTGGCCGACTTCGTGGTCCGCGCGCTCGACTGCGGCGCC
- a CDS encoding saccharopine dehydrogenase NADP-binding domain-containing protein yields MSNERVLIYGAAGHTGRFVTDELLSRGIEPVLAGRNAARLDALPYEHLERRAVSLDDTDALHAALADVAVVVNVAGPFLDTALSLSRAAVAAGAHYLDVTAEQPAVQLLHDEVDAAARAVGVTVVPAMAFYGGLADLLATAALAAETDADEVEVAIGLDRWWPTEGTRITGERNTAVRQLIRGGELSPLPNPAPVSRWSFAEPIGDQEVVQLPFSETITMHSHLQVGELTSYLNTAPLNELRDESTPAPSAADDSGRSSQRFVVDVVVRRGQQVRRITASGRDIYAFTAPIIGEGVARLLDGRHHGEGALAPGKAFDARDLLEALERSTDAFAVSEHEAAALSAS; encoded by the coding sequence ATGAGCAACGAACGAGTCCTGATCTACGGCGCCGCCGGCCACACCGGGCGCTTCGTCACCGACGAGCTGCTGTCCCGCGGTATCGAGCCGGTCCTCGCCGGTCGCAACGCCGCACGCCTCGACGCCCTGCCGTACGAGCACCTGGAGCGTCGCGCGGTGTCCCTCGACGACACGGACGCCCTGCACGCGGCCCTGGCCGACGTCGCGGTGGTGGTCAACGTCGCCGGCCCGTTCCTCGACACGGCCCTGAGCCTGTCGCGTGCTGCGGTCGCCGCCGGCGCCCACTACCTCGACGTCACCGCCGAGCAGCCGGCTGTCCAGCTGCTGCACGACGAGGTCGACGCGGCCGCGCGGGCGGTCGGAGTGACCGTCGTCCCGGCGATGGCGTTCTACGGCGGCCTGGCCGACCTCCTCGCGACCGCAGCGCTCGCGGCTGAGACCGACGCCGACGAGGTCGAGGTCGCGATCGGTCTGGACCGCTGGTGGCCGACCGAGGGCACCCGCATCACGGGCGAGCGCAACACGGCCGTCCGGCAGCTGATCCGCGGCGGCGAGCTCTCGCCCCTGCCCAACCCGGCACCGGTGAGTCGGTGGTCGTTCGCCGAACCGATCGGCGACCAGGAGGTCGTTCAGCTGCCGTTCTCGGAGACGATCACGATGCACAGCCACCTGCAGGTGGGCGAGCTGACGTCGTACCTCAACACCGCACCCCTGAACGAGCTGCGCGACGAGAGCACGCCCGCGCCGAGCGCCGCGGACGACTCGGGCCGGTCGAGCCAGCGGTTCGTGGTCGACGTCGTCGTCCGGCGGGGGCAGCAGGTCCGGCGCATCACCGCCTCGGGTCGCGACATCTACGCGTTCACCGCGCCGATCATCGGCGAGGGCGTCGCTCGTCTGCTCGACGGGCGCCACCACGGCGAGGGCGCACTCGCGCCGGGCAAGGCGTTCGACGCCCGCGACCTGCTCGAGGCACTCGAGCGGTCGACGGACGCCTTCGCCGTGAGCGAGCACGAGGCGGCCGCGCTCAGCGCTTCGTGA